From the genome of Rhodohalobacter sp. SW132, one region includes:
- the gltX gene encoding glutamate--tRNA ligase — MEGTVRVRFAPSPTGFLHIGGLRTALYNYLFAKHHKNGSFILRIEDTDQSRYVEEAESDIIRSLEWCGIEIDEGPKNPGEYGPYRQSERKDLYRKYAEQLIESGHAYYAFDTTDELDQMRERLQKSGNPSPKYDSVTRQSMKNSLTLSQDEVTKRLEEGDEYVVRLKVPRRETVRFEDIIRGHVSFETKGLDDQVLLKSDGMPTYHLANVVDDHLMKITHVIRGEEWLSSTPKHILLYNAFGWDAPEMAHLPLIMSPTGGKLSKRKAEEEGIPVNTKDYIKNHYEPEALVNFLAYLGWSPGDDSEIHSLDELCELFTLDRVSKGGAVFNHKKLLWYNEHYLREQSDEDIAAKVRSIASEQKVKLPDEDFLIEAVSLLKDRVSKVDELLTMGDFFFKDPEEYDEKALKKWKSDSPALVSDYRDSISGLSEDQFDAATLKSHLESVIEKHDVGFGKLMMPLRIAVTGQGFGPDLFASMELLGKEIVLRRIDTALNKLV; from the coding sequence ATGGAAGGCACCGTACGCGTACGATTTGCACCCTCACCTACCGGATTTCTTCATATTGGCGGATTACGAACCGCTCTTTACAATTATCTCTTTGCCAAACATCATAAAAACGGTTCATTCATCCTCAGAATCGAGGATACCGACCAAAGCCGTTACGTGGAAGAGGCTGAAAGTGATATTATCCGCTCTCTTGAGTGGTGCGGAATTGAAATTGATGAGGGGCCAAAAAACCCTGGTGAATATGGGCCATACCGGCAGAGTGAACGCAAAGATCTGTATCGTAAATACGCAGAACAGCTGATTGAAAGTGGTCACGCTTATTACGCTTTCGATACGACCGACGAACTCGATCAGATGCGTGAGCGGCTTCAAAAATCCGGCAATCCGTCACCAAAGTATGACTCGGTGACCCGTCAGTCTATGAAAAACAGCCTCACCCTTTCGCAGGATGAAGTCACCAAAAGGCTGGAAGAGGGTGATGAGTATGTCGTTCGTCTTAAAGTACCGCGCAGAGAAACGGTGCGTTTTGAGGATATCATCCGGGGACACGTTTCGTTTGAAACCAAAGGGCTTGATGACCAGGTGCTTCTGAAATCAGACGGAATGCCAACCTATCACCTGGCCAATGTTGTGGATGATCACCTGATGAAAATCACGCATGTAATTCGCGGTGAAGAGTGGCTCAGCAGTACGCCGAAGCATATTCTGCTCTATAACGCTTTCGGATGGGATGCTCCTGAAATGGCACACCTGCCTCTGATTATGTCACCCACCGGCGGTAAACTTTCAAAAAGAAAAGCCGAGGAAGAAGGAATTCCGGTGAATACAAAAGATTATATCAAAAACCATTATGAGCCGGAAGCCTTGGTGAATTTCCTTGCCTACCTGGGCTGGAGCCCCGGTGACGACAGCGAAATCCATTCGCTGGATGAGCTTTGTGAGCTCTTTACACTCGACCGTGTAAGTAAAGGCGGCGCTGTGTTTAATCACAAAAAATTACTCTGGTACAACGAGCACTACCTGCGCGAGCAATCAGATGAAGATATTGCCGCTAAAGTCAGGTCAATCGCGTCAGAACAAAAGGTAAAGCTTCCCGACGAGGATTTTCTGATTGAGGCAGTTTCGCTTCTGAAAGACAGGGTCAGCAAGGTGGACGAACTGCTTACCATGGGTGATTTCTTTTTCAAGGATCCGGAGGAGTACGACGAGAAAGCACTGAAGAAATGGAAGAGCGACAGTCCGGCACTGGTTTCTGACTACAGGGATTCAATCTCCGGACTTTCAGAAGATCAGTTTGATGCAGCCACACTCAAATCACATCTTGAAAGTGTGATTGAAAAACATGACGTGGGCTTTGGAAAACTGATGATGCCGCTGCGTATTGCGGTGACGGGACAAGGTTTTGGACCGGATCTTTTTGCTTCCATGGAGCTTCTCGGAAAAGAGATTGTTCTTCGAAGAATTGATACTGCCCTTAATAAGCTGGTATGA